A DNA window from Zingiber officinale cultivar Zhangliang chromosome 3A, Zo_v1.1, whole genome shotgun sequence contains the following coding sequences:
- the LOC122052240 gene encoding embryogenesis-associated protein EMB8-like, translating to MIQRAPPPTASVPLPADPAMAMATTSPALSSLSRSSLLRRAALPPFASMASASSNDARISGAGDPLVLQVEESLDSPLSPLEVIGSRRALLTRFESLRRPYKPFPVVGWNRHAETIFAAFFRSLPSVHLRRQCLRTRDDGAIALDWVVGDEQQLLLDAPVLILLPGLTGGSDDTYVRHILIRARKKGWRVVVFNSRGCANSPVTTPQFYSASFTEDIHQVVTHVSTCYPKSKLYAIGWSLGANILVRYLGQESQNCLLSGAVSLCNPFNLVIADEDFHKGFNNVYDKALARSLRKIFKKHALLFEGLGGEYNIPMAANAKSVREFDEGLTRVSFGFKSVDDYYFNSSSSSSIGCVSIPLLCIQADNDPIAPSRGIPRDEIKANPNCLLIVTPQGGHLGWIAGDEAPFGAPWTDPVVMEFLEHVNKETNTDTEVECLPDQLDGFQHSSSLPVQVK from the exons ATGATTCAGAGAGCCCCGCCGCCGACTGCTTCAGTACCACTGCCGGCCGATCCGGCAATGGCAATGGCCACCACCTCCCccgctctctcttctctctcacgATCTTCTCTCCTCCGGCGCGCCGCCCTGCCTCCTTTCGCTTCCATGGCTTCCGCCTCTTCCAATGACGCCAGGATCAGCGGAGCCGGCGATCCGCTCGTCTTACAAGTCGAAGAATCGCTCGATTCACCCCTTTCGCCCCTCGAGGTCATCGGCTCCCGCCGTGCTCTCCTAACCCGCTTCGAGAGCCTTCGGCGACCCTACAAGCCCTTTCCTGTCGTCGGGTGGAATCGCCACGCGGAGACCATTTTCGCCGCCTTCTTCCGCTCCCTGCCCTCCGTTCACCTCCGCCGCCAGTGTCTGCGGACCAGGGATGATGGGGCAATTGCACTCGATTGGGTCGTCGGTGACGAGCAGCAGCTGCTACTTGATGCCCCCGTCCTCATTCTTCTG CCTGGTTTAACTGGAGGAAGCGATGATACATACGTGAGACATATTCTCATCCGAGCTAGAAAGAAAGGATGGCGTGTTGTAGTGTTTAATAGTCGTGGCTGTGCAAATAGTCCTGTTACCACCCCTCAG TTTTATTCAGCTTCTTTTACGGAAGATATTCATCAGGTTGTTACTCATGTTTCAACTTGTTATCCTAAATCAAAGTTGTATGCTATTGGCTGGTCTCTTGGTGCAAATATCCTTGTTCGTTATCTTGGTCAG GAATCTCAAAATTGCCTTCTTTCTGGAGCAGTATCTTTGTGTAATCCTTTTAACTTAGTAATTGCAGATGAAGATTTCCACAAAGGTTTCAATAATGTATATGATAAAGCTCTTGCAAGAAGTCtacgaaaaattttcaaaaa GCATGCACTTTTATTCGAAGGCCTTGGTGGTGAATACAACATCCCAATGGCTGCCAATGCAAAGTCAGTGAGAGAGTTTGATGAAGGATTAACACGTG TTTCATTTGGTTTCAAGTCAGTGGATGATTATTACTTTAATTCAAGCAGTTCAAGCTCCATTGGATGTGTCAGCATACCTTTGCTATGCATACAG GCAGATAATGATCCAATTGCACCGTCGAGAGGGATTCCTCGTGATGAAATTAAG GCGAATCCAAATTGTCTATTGATTGTAACTCCTCAAGGAGGTCATCTTGGTTGGATAGCAGGGGATGAAGCTCCATTTGGAGCTCCTTGGACCGACCCTGTGGTTATGGAATTTCTAGAGCACGTCAACAAAGAAACGAACACTGACACCGAAGTCGAGTGCTTGCCTGATCAATTGGATGGCTTTCAACATTCTTCATCACTACCTGTACAAGTTAAATGA